A region of the Egibacteraceae bacterium genome:
CTCAGCGGTGGCCCGCCGGCCTCTTCGGCGCGCTCGGTGAACAGTGCCGCATGGCGGTCCGCGACCATACCGAGCTCCCCCCGGTCGGCCAGCCGCTGGCGGGCGAACGCGCGCAGTGGCTGCAGCATCCGGTACCGCCCCTGCCCCCCAGTGCCAATCGAGCCGCGGCACGCTCCTCGACCGCGACGCGGCGCCGTTCGGTCAGCCGCAGCGCCTCCGACCGCGCAACGTCGTCGGCGAACTCCGCGTAGGCCGGTTCCCGCCACAGCCCGAGCGCGCGGTCGAGCAGGACCCGCACCGCTGCGGGTTCGCCTTGCGGCGCTGGGCCTCGTCCAGCAGCTGCTCGAAACACCGGGCGTCGACCTCGTGCGGCTCGACCTCCAGGGCGTAGCCGGGCGCGCGGGTGACGATCAGGGTGCCTGGACCGAGCTGCTCGCGCAGCCGCGCCACGTACGTCTGGATCGCGTTGCGCGGGTCGGCCGGAGGCTGCGCGCCCCAGAGCGCCTCGGTGAGCGCATCGACCGGGACCACCTGTCCGACGTCGGCGAGCAGCGCGGCCAGCACGGCCCGCTGGCGACGACTGCCGATCGCCACCGGTGCATCACCCCGACGGACCTCGAGTGACCCGAGCACCCGGAACTGCACGGCAGCCGCGTCCTTCCTCCGCGTCCGGCCAGCGTACGCCGCGGGCGGCCGTGATGTACGCGAGCCGTGACCGCGCCGCAAGGTCGGGCGCGCACGGTGGTCCCGTCAGGTCCGCGGCAGCCACGCAGCTGCGACGAAACCATCGAAGGAGTGCATCATGACGCCGACAACCACCACGCCAGCTTCCGTCCGCCCCGAACCGCTCGACGAGCAGCGGGCCGCGGCGTT
Encoded here:
- a CDS encoding winged helix-turn-helix domain-containing protein, which encodes MQFRVLGSLEVRRGDAPVAIGSRRQRAVLAALLADVGQVVPVDALTEALWGAQPPADPRNAIQTYVARLREQLGPGTLIVTRAPGYALEVEPHEVDARCFEQLLDEAQRRKANPQRCGSCSTARSGCGGNRPTRSSPTTLRGRRRCG